One stretch of Arcobacter sp. F155 DNA includes these proteins:
- a CDS encoding AlpA family transcriptional regulator: MNERLLRRKDVQEIIPISTAAIYAKMKDLKFPQVHKYGGTAFWKLSEIQEYIEKGEEYVYKKLLEKKEKVS, from the coding sequence ATGAATGAAAGACTATTACGCCGAAAAGATGTGCAAGAGATTATTCCTATATCTACTGCAGCAATATACGCAAAGATGAAAGATCTAAAATTTCCACAGGTGCATAAGTACGGTGGTACAGCATTCTGGAAATTAAGTGAAATACAGGAATATATTGAAAAAGGAGAAGAGTATGTATATAAAAAACTGTTAGAAAAAAAAGAAAAAGTAAGTTAA
- a CDS encoding DEAD/DEAH box helicase — protein sequence MQSIVLPELIIDVFKEVGNKNKIQHFLDKEISINFEAFENFRNYIIIACNGKKYCLTKTNEDFDNECEYIIKVNKKPTEQNLQTIRFQRWIKHPKLLEFSPDEILDSWKNNFYFKEEAPHDLGLREPQIGAIYSILGHLKSSNEIATIVMPTGTGKTETMISVLVANKCEKLLIAVPSDSLRTQLYNKFLTLGILKDSRFEVINENAINPKVGILKQGIETIEELEEFFDKSNVIVTTMDLINSYDNIFQNKIAELCSHFFIDEAHHAQATSWNRFRKKFENKSIVQFTATPFRNDNKRLEGKIIFNFTLKKAQEQGYFKKINFLPVREYDAMSADEKIANLAVETLRKSIDDGYNQILMARCKNKIKAEKVFEYYAQFKDLNPVLIHSDVSEKSLKLERIKSKEHKIIVCVDMLGEGFDLPELKIAAFHDIRKSLPITLQFAGRFTRTSYDEELGEASFIVNIADIDVGKELNELYAQDANWNLLLSSISNSEVTEKLDFEKLIEGFQNLDNSSIPFQNINIPMSTVAYKNNSQRQWTPEEFAKGINNYEDYDYKFYDINESEKLLVIVNAKKHLIEWGNVKEFYNLEWNIIVVFYDESNKVLHIHGSDKSGLYKSLAQEIIGDSLELISGIDVFKAFHNIKRVSLQNVGLKEYLGKHIRFRMSVGSDVEEALSIAERQKGEKAFVFGTGYEDGVKTSLGCSYKGRIWSYLKGDLNQFKKWCIEISKKLINPGIDGNQILKETLIPKLVNEFPLDIKPILIDWNESIYKHKETKFIFKVEGESYNLSNCDLRLNSIDRNNLIFELLLNDSVYSIKYTLFENTEGDTSFPDFKFENMSGHRIDIECSSVKTLSIEEFFIEYIPTIWFSDNSSITGNQYIKMDNEVIHYPKDKLIDDWDWNGVDLSKEAQGVSPKKTDSIQYKVLERLKSEDYDIIYDDDGSGEIADIVTIKRFDEKIKIDMYHLKYAQEGEVSSRIANFYEVCGQAQKSIHWKHKDEKEFFEHLLRRKTKKYSGNTCSRLEKGTEQDLEKLLLIVKNQIPVEFEIYIVQPGTNKTKITDDILTLLSVTEKYIMDMSKIKLNIVING from the coding sequence ATGCAAAGTATAGTTTTGCCAGAATTAATTATTGATGTGTTTAAAGAAGTAGGTAATAAGAATAAAATTCAACATTTTTTAGATAAAGAAATAAGTATCAATTTTGAGGCTTTTGAAAATTTTAGGAACTACATAATAATTGCATGTAATGGAAAAAAATATTGTTTAACAAAAACTAATGAGGACTTTGATAATGAATGTGAATATATTATTAAAGTCAATAAAAAGCCAACTGAACAAAATCTTCAAACAATAAGATTTCAAAGATGGATAAAACATCCAAAGCTTTTAGAGTTTAGTCCAGATGAGATTTTAGATTCTTGGAAGAATAACTTTTATTTTAAAGAAGAAGCACCACATGATTTAGGATTAAGAGAACCTCAAATAGGAGCAATTTATTCAATTTTAGGGCACTTGAAATCATCAAATGAAATTGCAACAATTGTTATGCCAACAGGTACAGGAAAAACAGAAACAATGATATCTGTTTTAGTTGCAAATAAGTGTGAAAAGTTGTTGATTGCAGTTCCTTCTGATTCATTGAGAACACAACTATATAATAAGTTTCTTACTTTAGGTATTCTAAAAGACTCTAGATTTGAAGTTATTAATGAAAATGCTATTAATCCAAAAGTAGGAATATTAAAACAGGGGATAGAAACTATAGAAGAATTAGAAGAATTCTTTGATAAGTCTAATGTTATTGTAACAACTATGGATTTAATTAATAGTTATGATAATATTTTTCAAAATAAAATTGCAGAACTATGTAGTCATTTTTTTATTGATGAGGCTCATCATGCACAAGCAACTTCATGGAATAGATTCAGAAAAAAATTTGAAAATAAATCAATAGTCCAATTTACAGCAACACCATTTAGGAATGATAATAAAAGATTAGAGGGAAAGATTATTTTTAATTTTACTCTTAAAAAAGCTCAAGAACAAGGTTATTTTAAAAAAATCAACTTTTTGCCTGTACGTGAATATGATGCAATGAGTGCTGATGAAAAAATTGCAAATCTAGCTGTTGAAACATTAAGAAAAAGCATTGATGATGGTTATAATCAAATTTTAATGGCAAGATGTAAAAATAAAATAAAAGCTGAAAAAGTATTTGAATACTATGCTCAATTTAAAGATCTAAATCCTGTGTTAATCCATTCTGATGTCTCTGAAAAAAGTTTAAAGCTAGAACGAATTAAAAGTAAAGAACATAAAATTATTGTATGTGTAGATATGTTAGGTGAAGGGTTTGATTTACCTGAACTAAAAATTGCCGCATTTCATGATATTAGAAAAAGTTTACCTATTACATTACAGTTCGCAGGTAGATTTACAAGAACTAGTTATGATGAAGAGTTAGGAGAAGCAAGTTTTATTGTAAATATTGCGGATATCGATGTAGGTAAAGAACTAAATGAACTTTATGCACAAGATGCTAACTGGAATTTATTATTATCTTCTATAAGTAATTCTGAGGTAACTGAAAAGTTAGATTTTGAAAAATTGATAGAAGGATTCCAGAACTTAGATAATTCCTCAATACCTTTCCAGAATATTAATATCCCAATGAGTACTGTTGCTTATAAAAATAATTCTCAAAGACAGTGGACTCCTGAGGAGTTTGCAAAAGGGATTAATAACTATGAAGATTATGATTATAAGTTTTATGATATTAACGAATCAGAAAAATTATTAGTAATTGTCAATGCAAAAAAACATTTGATTGAATGGGGTAATGTAAAGGAATTTTATAATTTAGAATGGAATATTATTGTTGTTTTTTATGATGAATCTAACAAAGTATTACATATACATGGATCTGATAAATCAGGGTTATATAAAAGTCTTGCACAAGAGATTATAGGTGATTCTTTAGAACTTATTTCAGGTATAGATGTTTTCAAAGCCTTTCATAACATAAAAAGAGTTTCTTTACAAAATGTTGGATTAAAAGAGTATCTGGGTAAACATATTAGATTTAGAATGAGTGTAGGAAGTGATGTTGAAGAAGCTTTAAGTATTGCTGAAAGACAAAAAGGTGAGAAAGCTTTTGTTTTTGGAACAGGTTATGAGGATGGAGTTAAAACTTCTTTAGGATGTTCTTATAAAGGAAGGATATGGAGTTATTTAAAAGGTGATTTAAATCAGTTTAAAAAATGGTGTATAGAAATATCCAAAAAGTTAATAAATCCAGGTATTGATGGGAATCAAATTTTAAAAGAAACACTTATCCCTAAATTAGTTAATGAATTCCCACTTGATATTAAACCTATTTTAATTGATTGGAATGAATCTATTTATAAACATAAAGAGACAAAATTTATATTTAAAGTTGAAGGGGAAAGTTATAATTTATCAAATTGTGATTTAAGACTAAATAGTATTGATCGTAATAATTTAATTTTTGAATTATTGCTAAATGATTCAGTTTATAGTATAAAATATACTTTATTTGAGAATACTGAAGGAGATACCTCTTTCCCTGATTTTAAATTTGAAAATATGTCAGGACATAGAATTGATATTGAATGTTCATCAGTTAAAACATTATCTATTGAAGAGTTTTTTATTGAGTATATCCCAACGATTTGGTTTTCAGATAATTCTTCTATTACAGGTAATCAATATATTAAAATGGACAATGAAGTTATACATTATCCAAAAGATAAATTAATTGATGATTGGGATTGGAATGGGGTAGATTTATCAAAAGAAGCACAAGGTGTATCTCCTAAGAAAACAGATTCCATTCAATATAAAGTTTTAGAGAGATTGAAGTCTGAAGACTATGATATTATTTATGATGATGATGGTTCAGGTGAAATTGCAGATATTGTTACTATAAAACGTTTTGATGAAAAGATAAAAATTGATATGTATCATTTAAAATATGCTCAAGAGGGTGAGGTGAGTTCTCGAATTGCCAACTTCTATGAAGTTTGTGGACAAGCGCAGAAATCTATTCATTGGAAGCATAAAGATGAAAAAGAGTTTTTTGAACATTTATTAAGAAGAAAAACAAAAAAATATTCAGGAAACACTTGTTCTAGGTTAGAAAAGGGTACAGAACAAGACCTTGAAAAGCTTTTACTAATTGTAAAAAATCAGATACCAGTTGAATTTGAAATTTATATAGTTCAACCAGGAACGAATAAAACCAAAATTACTGATGATATATTAACATTATTGTCTGTAACAGAAAAGTACATAATGGATATGTCAAAAATTAAATTAAATATTGTTATAAATGGTTAG
- a CDS encoding AAA family ATPase, whose translation MYFKKLEMKEWQQFDTVEIDLHDRLTIITGANGSGKTTILNLFARHFGWNIPSLATPKEERNTGIVKFFTRFFKGEDNSHTTNFGTIQYSNNVNGILSIQNPNTAQYQVHIANLQPVKCFYIPSHRAIFRYQPLGNIPTTKKNKQTAFNEVSQLNKQRYFGNNNQQSTSFVMKNTLIGWAINGYGVTNNNKTIMPQDTEQIGYFEGFQEALRKILPDTLGFKELEIRKMEIVFVCNDGEDEFLLETASGGISALIDMAWQIFMYSTNENNDFTVIIDEIENHLHPIMQRSILQNLLNAFPKARFIVSTHSPLVVGSVKDSNIYALIYNNVKKIQSKKLDLLGEAKSATEILDEVLGVSFTMPVWVEDNLMRIIDNYSRSPITQESISELRKELSETGLEKLLPYAIQGIAEKSYD comes from the coding sequence ATGTATTTTAAAAAATTAGAAATGAAAGAGTGGCAACAGTTTGATACTGTCGAAATCGATCTACACGATAGATTGACAATAATTACGGGAGCAAATGGAAGTGGCAAGACTACAATTCTTAATCTATTTGCAAGGCATTTTGGTTGGAATATTCCTTCGCTCGCAACCCCTAAAGAGGAAAGAAACACAGGAATAGTTAAGTTCTTTACTCGATTTTTTAAAGGTGAAGACAATAGTCATACAACTAATTTTGGGACAATACAGTATTCAAATAATGTCAATGGCATATTATCAATACAAAACCCAAATACGGCACAATATCAAGTCCATATTGCAAATCTGCAACCAGTAAAGTGTTTTTATATTCCTTCACACAGAGCAATTTTCAGGTATCAGCCACTTGGGAATATCCCAACTACAAAAAAGAATAAGCAAACCGCATTCAATGAAGTTTCTCAATTAAATAAACAAAGATATTTTGGCAATAATAATCAGCAATCAACAAGTTTCGTAATGAAAAATACGTTGATCGGTTGGGCTATCAATGGTTACGGAGTAACCAATAACAACAAGACTATTATGCCTCAAGATACAGAGCAAATTGGTTACTTTGAAGGCTTCCAAGAAGCACTTAGAAAAATACTTCCTGATACATTAGGCTTCAAGGAGCTAGAAATTAGAAAGATGGAAATTGTGTTTGTCTGTAACGATGGTGAAGATGAGTTCTTATTAGAAACTGCATCAGGTGGAATTAGTGCTCTTATTGATATGGCATGGCAAATATTTATGTATTCAACCAATGAAAATAATGATTTTACTGTCATTATTGATGAAATAGAAAATCACCTGCATCCAATAATGCAAAGATCAATTCTGCAAAACTTGTTAAATGCTTTCCCAAAAGCAAGGTTTATAGTCTCCACTCATAGTCCTCTTGTTGTTGGTTCGGTCAAAGATTCAAATATATATGCTCTCATATACAACAATGTAAAGAAAATTCAGTCCAAAAAGTTAGATCTTTTAGGTGAAGCCAAATCTGCAACGGAAATTTTAGATGAAGTATTGGGTGTTTCTTTCACTATGCCCGTATGGGTTGAAGATAATCTGATGAGAATTATTGACAATTATAGCCGTTCCCCAATAACACAAGAGAGTATTTCCGAGTTAAGAAAAGAATTATCAGAAACGGGGCTAGAGAAGTTATTGCCTTATGCTATTCAGGGGATAGCGGAGAAATCATATGAT
- a CDS encoding conjugal transfer protein TraG N-terminal domain-containing protein, whose product MDEFSIYVLGDADSYFFVFNSIAALIQSNYIEFAIAMALMVATIRSGLAFSKADPKTGVYSIMLMIGLFSAALYPTTTAHIIDVRQQGQNKTYTKIDNLPFALTFLASSVSTVLVPVAEITEVAFSNTENSATKVGLGKQPEMISNFMKVSNFINQESANYPLSFFKNAFKIYTKECAMSTSHIPDVGLDYFIKPSQDIVDHINPITLGIPSSAYTNTTFSDGTVTIQKCNDLYNYIVDKRTSIENLIEKKFSEINSDIDYETHKEEIAKGLYESGIRVGDITSTLGTYSENLKISMLNYALSQTLEETITDYKYDLPGISGDLIDYSVNKSSYQMQTDGLGSWAWTNKMAPLVIHYMLIFSYALFLFVIPVAMGMGFENSKKMLINYSMGIIAIHLGYLSSTVANSIALYYMEKSATNLIFELGNNLMAMNSIPAFNANASEMAAISGILLISSYFLGTGIILKGETAAMQGIMNTIGSRFKNDMLNAAQDMSSKNAYDEVDQKAKTDARRFLDQNGFKSPIGVDEVAYANEIKRGLETMGGGYGFASASQGNSSFESDYMSGVANKSAAAAVGTATVGSRVSTTEAIDSGIATGNLEAGKMSGLASSLKQIGGNALFDASRTGTIAQNKDQVANASALSSKFGKDLDGTLNGLSYDEMASAESNSKLAGRVGGSKGYLNLGKDAFDKTAENAEYMTESKTRSTQATISGKGGLRNAVALDETGAEIKAGTDKGSIEQKAQMLEEAMGNGVAKGAKSLAEAMASIAGVSSATQFGKEIGFANKLTSENAQSLYNQLLDTKDANGNNLFNKSDLADMYNSKGDLKSGAELASWISGKQAGHLSGMHGLAIGDKTVGLALGEHDVRVASTDASTKVDTSSTKKAGTSSSIDNSESYKEGLFGQFGSAGALAMELAGGNKDLATKIMQDGEMANFLASKQGVLMGTSGALNRLRHEFNEKFGTDFGEEHSAIGTIMDAAAIGGTFYAGRKLTQPFLGGKTKLDNAPNTNNATSIPTDNINPESTNDSLRNYGNAEAHNESITKNNIDGNSSLMGKGGLYGFAAAMGHQLAMNNGDFGATMTAIGQEVGSTWNQFKNDVSSHGIFQATGNQIGDAIIGESARMQVTNAFSQGNTAQAFGITAGGIADNVTGLVGGVANMGVSGFQAITSNASYAQSFNQNAQSWAGGTDLAGTIASSNISSPTANALFSNGNTTIDNPVVSNIERGISQDAQYAQSSKEANIELIDQMTVLADALKDNTNKERS is encoded by the coding sequence ATGGATGAATTTTCTATATATGTACTAGGTGATGCTGATAGTTATTTCTTTGTATTTAACTCAATTGCTGCACTTATACAGTCAAATTATATTGAATTTGCAATTGCAATGGCTCTTATGGTTGCTACTATAAGATCAGGACTAGCCTTTTCAAAAGCGGACCCTAAAACAGGTGTTTATTCAATTATGCTTATGATTGGATTATTTTCTGCTGCACTATATCCTACTACAACTGCTCATATTATAGATGTAAGGCAACAAGGACAAAATAAAACCTATACAAAAATAGATAATCTTCCTTTTGCACTTACTTTTCTAGCAAGTAGTGTATCTACTGTTCTAGTACCTGTTGCTGAAATAACTGAGGTTGCTTTTAGTAATACTGAAAATAGTGCTACAAAAGTTGGTCTAGGTAAACAGCCTGAAATGATTAGTAACTTCATGAAAGTTTCAAATTTCATTAATCAAGAAAGTGCTAATTATCCACTATCTTTTTTTAAAAATGCATTTAAAATTTATACAAAAGAATGTGCAATGTCAACATCACATATTCCAGATGTAGGGCTTGATTATTTCATAAAACCAAGTCAAGATATTGTTGATCATATTAACCCAATTACTTTAGGTATTCCAAGTTCTGCATACACAAATACTACTTTTAGTGATGGAACAGTTACTATACAAAAATGTAACGATTTATACAATTACATTGTAGATAAAAGAACTTCAATTGAAAATTTGATAGAGAAGAAATTTAGTGAGATTAATAGTGATATAGACTATGAAACTCATAAAGAAGAAATAGCAAAAGGTTTATATGAATCAGGTATTAGAGTTGGAGATATCACTTCTACTTTAGGAACATATTCTGAAAACCTTAAAATTAGTATGCTTAACTATGCACTTTCACAAACATTAGAAGAAACAATTACTGATTATAAATATGACCTTCCAGGAATAAGTGGAGATTTAATTGATTACTCAGTTAATAAGAGTAGTTACCAAATGCAAACAGATGGGTTAGGTTCTTGGGCTTGGACTAATAAAATGGCTCCTTTAGTAATTCATTATATGTTGATTTTTTCTTATGCTCTATTTTTATTTGTAATACCAGTTGCAATGGGAATGGGTTTTGAAAACTCTAAAAAAATGCTTATCAATTATTCAATGGGTATTATTGCAATTCATTTAGGATATCTTTCAAGTACAGTTGCTAATTCAATTGCACTTTATTATATGGAAAAAAGTGCAACAAACCTTATCTTTGAACTTGGTAATAACTTAATGGCAATGAATTCTATTCCTGCTTTTAATGCTAATGCAAGTGAAATGGCAGCTATCTCTGGAATTCTTTTAATATCTTCATATTTCCTTGGAACAGGTATTATTTTAAAGGGTGAAACTGCTGCAATGCAAGGTATCATGAATACAATTGGTAGTAGATTTAAAAATGATATGCTAAATGCAGCACAAGATATGTCAAGTAAAAATGCATATGATGAAGTAGACCAAAAAGCTAAAACTGATGCAAGAAGATTTCTTGATCAAAATGGATTTAAGTCACCAATTGGAGTAGATGAAGTTGCATATGCTAATGAAATAAAAAGAGGACTAGAAACTATGGGTGGAGGCTATGGTTTTGCAAGTGCTTCACAAGGAAATTCATCTTTTGAATCTGATTATATGTCAGGTGTTGCGAATAAAAGTGCAGCTGCTGCAGTAGGAACTGCAACAGTAGGTTCAAGGGTTTCTACCACTGAAGCAATTGATAGTGGTATAGCAACAGGTAATTTAGAGGCAGGTAAAATGTCTGGTTTAGCAAGTTCTTTAAAACAAATTGGTGGCAATGCCCTTTTTGATGCATCAAGAACTGGAACAATTGCTCAAAACAAAGATCAAGTAGCTAATGCTAGTGCTTTATCAAGTAAATTTGGTAAAGACTTAGATGGTACTTTAAATGGGTTATCATATGATGAAATGGCAAGTGCTGAAAGTAATAGTAAATTAGCAGGAAGAGTTGGTGGATCTAAAGGTTATTTAAATCTTGGAAAAGATGCTTTTGATAAAACTGCTGAAAATGCAGAATATATGACAGAAAGTAAAACAAGAAGTACTCAAGCAACAATTTCTGGAAAAGGTGGATTAAGAAATGCAGTAGCATTGGATGAAACTGGTGCAGAGATTAAAGCTGGAACTGATAAAGGTTCAATTGAACAAAAAGCTCAAATGTTAGAAGAAGCAATGGGTAATGGTGTTGCAAAAGGAGCTAAGTCTTTAGCTGAAGCAATGGCTTCTATTGCAGGTGTATCTAGTGCAACACAATTTGGTAAAGAAATAGGTTTTGCAAATAAATTAACAAGTGAAAATGCACAAAGCCTTTATAACCAATTACTAGATACAAAAGATGCAAATGGTAATAACTTATTTAATAAGTCTGATTTAGCAGATATGTACAATAGTAAAGGTGATTTAAAAAGTGGGGCAGAATTAGCATCTTGGATTTCAGGAAAACAAGCAGGACATTTAAGTGGGATGCATGGACTTGCAATTGGAGATAAAACTGTAGGACTTGCTCTTGGAGAACATGATGTAAGAGTAGCTTCAACAGATGCATCTACAAAAGTAGATACTTCATCTACTAAAAAAGCAGGAACTAGTTCTTCTATTGACAACTCAGAAAGCTATAAGGAAGGCTTATTTGGTCAATTTGGTTCTGCAGGAGCACTTGCAATGGAATTAGCAGGAGGTAATAAAGATTTAGCAACCAAAATAATGCAAGATGGAGAAATGGCAAATTTTTTAGCTAGTAAACAAGGTGTATTAATGGGAACAAGTGGTGCATTAAATAGATTAAGACATGAATTTAATGAAAAATTTGGAACTGATTTTGGTGAAGAGCACTCAGCAATAGGAACTATAATGGATGCTGCTGCAATAGGAGGTACTTTTTATGCAGGAAGAAAATTAACTCAACCTTTTTTAGGAGGGAAAACAAAATTAGATAATGCTCCTAATACAAATAATGCAACAAGTATTCCAACTGATAATATTAATCCTGAATCCACGAATGACTCCTTAAGAAATTATGGTAATGCCGAAGCACATAATGAAAGTATAACAAAAAATAATATTGATGGCAATAGTTCACTAATGGGTAAAGGTGGTTTATATGGATTTGCAGCAGCAATGGGTCATCAATTGGCTATGAATAATGGCGATTTTGGAGCAACTATGACTGCTATAGGTCAAGAAGTAGGTTCCACTTGGAATCAGTTTAAAAATGATGTTAGTAGTCATGGTATTTTTCAAGCAACAGGTAATCAAATTGGTGATGCAATAATAGGTGAAAGTGCAAGGATGCAAGTTACAAATGCATTTTCTCAAGGAAATACGGCTCAAGCTTTTGGAATTACAGCAGGAGGTATTGCTGATAATGTAACTGGGCTTGTTGGTGGAGTTGCAAATATGGGAGTTAGTGGTTTTCAAGCAATTACTTCAAATGCATCTTACGCACAATCATTTAATCAAAATGCACAAAGTTGGGCAGGAGGAACAGATCTAGCAGGAACAATTGCATCCAGTAATATTTCATCACCAACTGCAAATGCATTATTTAGTAATGGAAATACAACAATTGACAACCCAGTTGTATCAAATATCGAAAGAGGTATTTCACAAGATGCACAGTATGCACAATCAAGTAAAGAAGCAAATATTGAGCTTATTGATCAAATGACAGTATTAGCTGACGCACTTAAAGATAATACAAATAAGGAAAGGAGTTAA